In the Rhizobium sp. N324 genome, one interval contains:
- a CDS encoding terpene synthase family protein has product MIPTESALQQVLEWGRSLTGFADEHAVEAVRGGQYILQCIQPSLHDISARTGRDPQDEKLIVAFYCELALLFWLDDCNDLGLIAPEQLAAVEQALGQGVPCAVPGFEGCAVLRASLAALAYDRRDYTELLNDTRCYCAALRAGHAQAAGAERWSYAEYLHNSIDSIAYANVFCCLSLLWGLDMATLRARPAFRQVLRLISTIGRLQNDLHGCAKDRAAGEADNAAILLLQRYPAMPVEDFLNDELVGHARMLHRVMVKERFPAPWGPLIEAMAVIRAKYYQTSISRYGNDAAGGGQRAPA; this is encoded by the coding sequence ATGATCCCGACCGAAAGCGCGCTGCAGCAAGTACTGGAGTGGGGGCGTTCCCTGACCGGATTCGCCGACGAGCATGCCGTAGAAGCAGTTAGGGGCGGACAGTACATCCTGCAGTGTATCCAACCGAGCTTGCACGATATCAGCGCCCGCACCGGCCGAGATCCGCAGGACGAAAAGCTGATCGTGGCGTTTTATTGCGAGTTGGCGCTACTGTTTTGGCTCGACGATTGCAACGACCTTGGCCTGATCGCGCCGGAGCAGCTGGCCGCGGTGGAGCAGGCGCTGGGGCAGGGCGTGCCATGCGCGGTCCCCGGTTTCGAGGGCTGCGCTGTGCTGCGCGCTTCCCTGGCCGCGCTCGCCTACGATAGGCGCGACTATACTGAGCTTCTAAACGATACCCGGTGCTACTGCGCGGCGCTGCGCGCCGGACACGCGCAGGCGGCGGGGGCTGAACGCTGGTCGTACGCCGAATACTTGCACAATTCCATCGATTCGATCGCCTACGCGAACGTGTTCTGTTGCCTGTCGTTGCTATGGGGGCTGGACATGGCGACCCTGCGCGCGCGTCCGGCGTTTCGCCAGGTGCTGCGGCTCATCTCCACGATAGGGCGCCTGCAGAACGATCTGCATGGATGCGCCAAGGATAGGGCGGCGGGAGAAGCCGACAACGCTGCCATCCTGCTCCTGCAGCGTTATCCGGCTATGCCTGTGGAGGATTTCCTCAACGACGAGCTGGTCGGCCATGCGCGCATGCTGCACCGAGTGATGGTGAAAGAACGCTTTCCTGCACCATGGGGACCGTTAATCGAGGCCATGGCGGTCATTCGCGCGAAGTACTACCAGACCTCGATCAGCCGCTACGGCAACGATGCGGCGGGGGGAGGCCAGCGTGCGCCGGCGTGA
- the fni gene encoding type 2 isopentenyl-diphosphate Delta-isomerase — translation MTRRKDDHLDLVLDRRTAPATVAAGWEQIRFEHCALPELDLTQIELRTSLLGKPMRAPLLISSMTGGMPRAEAINRHLSEAAQALGIAMCVGSQRVSLQSRNSQGLTRALRRLAPDIPLLANIGAAQLREADGLDLARRAVDALEADGLIVHLNPLQEVLQPDGDRDWHGVLAQVARAARSVGVPIVAKEVGWGLSASVACALVEAGVEVIDVAGAGGTSWAAVEGERARDAAGRAVAMAFADWGIPTPASLQAVRRALPTVKLIASGGIRDGVDVAKAIRLGADIAGQAAGVLPAATVSTEAVVAHFEVVIRQLAVACFCTGSPDLATLRQARLLPSAHPPVG, via the coding sequence CTGACCCGGCGCAAGGACGACCATCTGGACCTCGTGCTGGATCGGCGAACGGCGCCAGCCACGGTCGCTGCCGGCTGGGAGCAAATCCGGTTCGAACACTGCGCACTGCCCGAGCTGGACCTGACGCAGATCGAACTGCGCACATCGCTGTTAGGCAAGCCCATGCGTGCGCCGCTGCTGATCAGTTCCATGACCGGCGGAATGCCACGCGCAGAGGCCATCAATCGGCACCTGAGCGAGGCGGCGCAAGCCTTGGGGATCGCCATGTGCGTCGGTTCGCAGCGCGTGAGCCTGCAATCGCGCAATTCCCAGGGGCTGACGCGCGCCCTACGCCGCCTGGCGCCTGACATTCCCTTGCTGGCCAATATCGGCGCTGCGCAACTGCGCGAGGCCGACGGCCTTGATCTGGCGCGCCGGGCTGTCGATGCGCTGGAGGCTGATGGGCTGATCGTCCATCTCAATCCGCTGCAGGAAGTGCTACAGCCGGATGGCGACCGCGACTGGCACGGCGTACTGGCGCAGGTGGCTCGCGCCGCGCGTAGCGTGGGCGTGCCGATCGTGGCCAAAGAAGTCGGGTGGGGCCTGTCCGCCTCGGTGGCCTGCGCGCTCGTCGAGGCGGGTGTTGAGGTGATTGATGTCGCCGGAGCCGGCGGCACCAGTTGGGCCGCGGTGGAGGGCGAGCGCGCCCGCGATGCCGCCGGCCGTGCAGTGGCGATGGCGTTTGCCGATTGGGGGATCCCGACACCGGCCAGCTTGCAGGCGGTCCGTCGGGCACTGCCAACGGTGAAGCTTATCGCGTCCGGCGGGATCCGCGACGGCGTCGACGTGGCCAAGGCCATTCGCCTCGGAGCGGACATTGCCGGGCAGGCAGCCGGCGTGCTGCCGGCGGCTACGGTATCGACCGAAGCGGTCGTTGCGCATTTCGAGGTCGTCATCCGCCAGTTGGCCGTCGCCTGCTTTTGCACCGGCTCACCTGATCTGGCGACGTTGCGGCAGGCGCGCTTGTTGCCCTCCGCGCATCCGCCAGTCGGATGA